In Chryseobacterium gleum, a single genomic region encodes these proteins:
- a CDS encoding NADH-quinone oxidoreductase subunit C, with translation MTNEFVLEAITREFPESVISSSEPYGMLTIEVKKEDIKKIIHYLKDSSLEINFLTDICGIHYPEFPEKEIGVVYHLHNMMTNFRLRLKIFMSRENIEVDSLTDLYAGANWMERETYDFYGIKFKGHPDLRPILNMEDLGYHPMLKEYRLEDGTRTDKNDSMFGR, from the coding sequence ATGACAAACGAATTTGTATTAGAAGCTATCACCAGAGAATTTCCGGAATCTGTCATTTCAAGCTCTGAGCCTTATGGAATGCTGACGATAGAAGTAAAGAAAGAAGATATTAAGAAAATCATTCACTATCTTAAAGATTCATCTCTGGAAATCAATTTCCTTACAGATATCTGCGGAATTCATTATCCTGAGTTCCCGGAAAAGGAAATAGGTGTTGTCTACCATTTACATAATATGATGACCAATTTCAGATTACGTCTGAAAATCTTCATGTCCAGAGAAAATATTGAGGTAGATTCCCTTACGGATCTATATGCGGGAGCAAACTGGATGGAAAGAGAAACGTATGATTTCTATGGGATTAAATTTAAAGGACACCCGGATCTCAGACCTATTCTGAATATGGAAGATCTTGGATACCACCCAATGTTGAAAGAATATCGCCTTGAAGACGGTACAAGAACCGACAAGAACGATAGTATGTTCGGAAGATAA
- a CDS encoding NADH-quinone oxidoreductase subunit B, with amino-acid sequence MSDKKPVIRTDAPAPEGYEGEGFFATKLSSVIGMARKFSLWPLPFATSCCGIEFMATLNPTYDASRFGMERNSFSPRQADMLMVCGTISKKLGPVLKEVYTQMAEPKWVVAVGACASSGGIFDTYSVLQGIDKIIPVDVYVPGCPPRPEQIIEGVMQVQALAESESIRRRDMPEYQKLLDSYNISN; translated from the coding sequence ATGTCAGATAAAAAACCAGTAATAAGAACAGATGCACCTGCTCCTGAAGGCTATGAAGGAGAAGGGTTTTTCGCAACGAAACTGAGCAGTGTAATCGGGATGGCAAGAAAGTTTTCACTTTGGCCGTTACCATTTGCAACCTCTTGTTGTGGTATCGAGTTTATGGCTACCCTGAACCCGACTTATGATGCTTCAAGATTTGGAATGGAAAGAAACTCTTTCTCTCCAAGACAAGCAGATATGCTGATGGTTTGCGGAACTATATCAAAGAAATTGGGACCAGTCCTGAAAGAAGTGTACACTCAGATGGCTGAGCCAAAATGGGTGGTAGCAGTTGGAGCCTGTGCTTCCAGCGGTGGTATTTTTGATACGTATTCTGTACTTCAGGGAATTGATAAAATTATTCCGGTAGATGTTTACGTTCCGGGATGTCCTCCAAGACCTGAACAGATCATTGAAGGAGTAATGCAGGTACAGGCTCTGGCAGAAAGCGAAAGCATCAGAAGAAGAGACATGCCTGAGTATCAGAAATTATTAGATTCTTACAACATAAGCAACTAA
- a CDS encoding NADH-quinone oxidoreductase subunit A, producing the protein MNLPESYIPILIQAGVAVGFVAVSLLGAHFLGPQQKKGNSVKNQSWECGVPVEGNARTPFSIKYFLTAVLFVLFDIEIVFFYPYAVNFREFGMEGFLAVLTFVAIFFMAFFYVWKRGALDWDK; encoded by the coding sequence ATGAATTTACCTGAAAGTTATATTCCAATCCTTATCCAGGCTGGTGTAGCAGTAGGATTTGTAGCGGTTTCTTTGCTTGGTGCACATTTCTTAGGCCCACAGCAGAAAAAAGGAAACTCTGTAAAAAACCAAAGCTGGGAATGTGGGGTTCCTGTAGAAGGAAACGCCAGAACACCGTTTTCTATCAAGTACTTCCTGACTGCGGTATTGTTCGTACTATTCGATATTGAAATCGTATTCTTTTATCCTTACGCTGTAAACTTCAGAGAATTCGGTATGGAAGGATTCCTTGCCGTACTTACGTTCGTAGCCATCTTCTTCATGGCGTTTTTCTATGTATGGAAACGCGGTGCATTAGATTGGGATAAATAA
- a CDS encoding GNAT family N-acetyltransferase, which yields MSTISIIEVKTAGQLKQFVRFPMDLYKNNPYYVPSFINDEINIWNADENPALQYSEARQYLAYRNDKIVGRIAVLINHKEEKELGIKKVRFGWIDFIDDAEVSKALIQKAVDYAREKNIDKIEGPMGFTNLDKAGMLIKGFDQLATMIGIYNHEYYPKHLENLGLTKEKEWVEFEIIFPETLPEKIHKFNQLISEKYKLKVLKFKTKEEIIQYVDPMFDLLDETYKHLSTYTPISDEQRKTYKEKYFKLIDKDFIVCIADEHNNLISFAITMPSYSKALQKSGGKLLPFGWWHFLQAGKKNDRANFYLIGIHPDYQRRGVTSIIFKEIWDIFRKKGVKYLETNPELEENKSIQLLWQDYNPVNHKRRRTYSMEINN from the coding sequence ATGTCTACAATTTCAATTATTGAAGTAAAAACTGCGGGTCAGCTGAAGCAATTCGTAAGATTTCCAATGGATCTGTATAAAAACAATCCTTACTATGTTCCGTCCTTTATTAATGACGAAATCAACATTTGGAATGCTGATGAAAATCCTGCCCTTCAATATTCGGAGGCCAGACAATATCTCGCTTACAGGAATGATAAAATTGTAGGGAGAATTGCTGTTCTTATTAACCACAAAGAAGAGAAAGAGTTAGGAATTAAAAAAGTACGCTTTGGGTGGATCGACTTTATTGATGATGCTGAAGTTTCAAAAGCATTAATTCAGAAAGCGGTTGATTATGCCAGAGAAAAAAATATTGACAAAATTGAAGGCCCTATGGGGTTTACCAATCTTGATAAAGCAGGAATGCTGATAAAAGGCTTCGATCAGTTGGCTACAATGATCGGAATTTACAACCACGAATACTATCCGAAACATCTGGAAAACCTGGGATTGACCAAAGAAAAAGAATGGGTAGAATTTGAAATCATCTTCCCTGAAACCCTGCCTGAAAAAATCCATAAATTTAATCAGCTTATTTCCGAAAAATACAAGCTGAAAGTTTTAAAATTCAAAACAAAGGAAGAAATCATTCAGTATGTGGATCCTATGTTTGATCTTTTGGATGAAACTTACAAACACCTTTCCACCTACACTCCTATTTCCGACGAACAGCGTAAAACCTATAAAGAGAAATATTTCAAACTCATTGACAAAGATTTTATTGTATGCATTGCTGATGAGCATAACAATCTGATCTCTTTTGCGATTACGATGCCTTCTTATTCCAAAGCCCTTCAAAAATCTGGTGGAAAACTGCTTCCTTTTGGCTGGTGGCATTTCTTACAAGCAGGAAAGAAGAATGACAGAGCCAACTTCTATCTGATCGGAATTCATCCGGATTATCAGAGAAGAGGTGTGACTTCTATCATCTTCAAAGAAATCTGGGATATATTCAGAAAAAAAGGAGTCAAATATCTGGAAACCAACCCTGAACTGGAAGAAAACAAAAGTATTCAGCTGTTATGGCAGGATTATAATCCGGTAAATCATAAGAGAAGAAGAACCTATTCTATGGAAATCAATAACTGA